In the Haliaeetus albicilla chromosome 7, bHalAlb1.1, whole genome shotgun sequence genome, one interval contains:
- the NXPH3 gene encoding neurexophilin-3 — translation MHLPRSCIVLLIQGSISLLVICGQEEPGKGAEQHEPKTQERAQVQKTRGLLSPKSLLTPTLLQNMTLLELVSSSRELWDILDNLSERNRAPHPRGQRDLGPASGKLKKIFGWGDFYSNIKTVKLNLLITGKVVDHGNGTVNVFFRHNSTGQGNISVSLVPPTKAVEFDLEQQIFIEAKESKIFNCRVEYEKVDRAKKTTLCTYDPSKTCYHEHTQSHVSWVCSKPFKVICIYITFYSIDYRLVQKVCPDYNYHSDVPYYPSG, via the exons ATGCATCTTCCCCGGAGCTGCATCGTCCTCCTCATCCAGGGGAGCATCTCTCTGCTG GTGATTTGTGGCCAAGAAGAACCAGGGAAAGGTGCAGAGCAACATGAACCCAAGACCCAGGAGAGAGCTCAAGTGCAGAAGACGAGAGGGCTGCTCTCTCCAAAGTCCCTGTTAACTCCAACCTTACTGCAGAATATGACCCTCCTGGAGCTGGTGAGCAGTTCACGGGAGTTATGGGATATCCTGGACAACCTGTCTGAGCGAAACCGTGCTCCACACCCCAGAGGACAGAGGGACTTGGGGCCAGCCTCAggcaagcttaaaaaaatttttggcTGGGGAGATTTCTATTCCAATATCAAGACGGTGAAGTTGAACCTCTTGATCACTGGAAAGGTGGTTGATCATGGCAACGGCACAGTCAACGTCTTCTTCCGACACAACTCTACCGGGCAAGGGAACATCTCCGTCAGCCTCGTCCCCCCTACCAAGGCAGTAGAGTTTGACCTGGAGCAACAGATCTTCATCGAGGCCAAAGAATCCAAAATCTTCAACTGCCGCGTGGAGTACGAGAAAGTGGATCGCGCCAAGAAGACCACGCTCTGCACTTACGACCCATCTAAGACCTGCTACCACGAGCACACCCAAAGTCACGTCTCCTGGGTCTGCTCGAAGCCTTTCAAAGTCATCTGCATCTATATCACCTTCTACAGCATAGACTACAGGCTCGTGCAGAAAGTGTGTCCCGATTACAACTATCACAGCGACGTACCCTACTACCCCTCGGGATGA